The following proteins come from a genomic window of Pirellula staleyi DSM 6068:
- a CDS encoding flagellar FlbD family protein, translating to MIKLTRLDGERFVLNAELIRYVESRPDTFVTLTSGERMVVRESMDEVMSLAIQYQQSKFLIPLPAGAGSSRQASSAK from the coding sequence GTGATCAAGCTCACGCGACTCGACGGTGAACGGTTCGTGCTGAATGCCGAACTGATTCGCTACGTGGAATCGCGGCCTGATACCTTCGTGACCCTCACCAGTGGCGAACGGATGGTGGTTCGCGAGTCGATGGACGAGGTGATGAGCCTCGCCATCCAGTATCAGCAGAGCAAGTTTCTGATTCCGCTCCCCGCAGGCGCCGGATCATCGCGACAAGCATCGTCGGCGAAATAG